A genomic window from Nematostella vectensis chromosome 9, jaNemVect1.1, whole genome shotgun sequence includes:
- the LOC5498333 gene encoding dopamine receptor 2 has protein sequence MEQSTVGSTATTTRPPSTSSSALPAITIISVTILVPTLVISVLGNVLVCIACVASKRLHSYTSVFIVSLATSDILVGVVSVPVWISVQLNGEPSMVTMPTMYMMWLCLDIINGTASIMNLVFISIDRFLAVCHPYLYHNLMSRAKVAMTIVFIWAYAVLIAGLYPTYWRGYAIFVFVLAFLVPLLIMIIAYSMIFKVAIAHARSIRAQSLSFNTTANPRATNIIQDLKAARTLSIVIGTFVLCWCPFFILNIITVYCKSCPIWFSVVIAVKILHYGSSAVNPIIYSCMNRSFRAAFKAILTRGVFRGNRVGSLDAGSTITRSLQVSHRYPIQKERSYIK, from the coding sequence ATGGAACAGAGCACAGTTGGTAGCACTGCGACTACTACAAGACCCCCTAGCACCTCGTCCAGCGCACTGcctgccatcaccatcataagtGTGACTATCCTAGTCCCCACTCTCGTCATCTCCGTCCTTGGCAACGTGCTTGTCTGCATCGCCTGCGTGGCCTCCAAGCGTCTCCATAGCTACACCAGCGTCTTCATCGTCTCCCTAGCAACGAGTGACATCCTAGTGGGCGTGGTATCCGTGCCTGTCTGGATAAGCGTGCAGTTAAATGGCGAGCCGAGTATGGTTACCATGCCAACGATGTATATGAtgtggctttgcctggatatAATCAACGGAACGGCATCTATAATGAACTTAGTTTTTATCAGTATCGATAGATTTCTGGCGGTATGTCACCCTTACCTTTACCATAACCTCATGTCACGTGCCAAGGTTGCCATGACAATAGTATTCATTTGGGCGTATGCAGTCCTTATAGCAGGGCTTTACCCGACGTACTGGCGTGGCTACGCGATATTCGTATTTGTATTGGCATTCCTCGTCCCGTTGCTCATTATGATCATCGCTTATTCCATGATCTTCAAAGTGGCAATCGCGCATGCGCGCTCCATTCGTGCCCAGTCTCTGTCCTTTAACACCACAGCAAACCCGCGTGCCACGAATATCATCCAGGACCTGAAGGCAGCCCGCACTCTTAGTATCGTCATCGGCACGTTCGTGCTGTGCTGGTGCCCTTTCTTCATTCtcaacatcatcaccgtctACTGCAAGTCTTGTCCCATATGGTTCTCAGTCGTGATTGCCGTCAAGATCCTCCATTACGGCAGCAGCGCCGTTAATCCCATCATATACAGCTGTATGAATAGGAGTTTCCGGGCTGCCTTCAAAGCAATTCTAACAAGAGGTGTCTTCCGTGGTAACAGGGTAGGGAGCCTCGACGCGGGGAGCACCATAACGAGGTCGTTGCAGGTAtcacacaggtatcccatacAGAAGGAACGGTCATATATTAAATGA
- the LOC5506608 gene encoding dopamine receptor 2, whose amino-acid sequence MGEYDSRNSTDFPDVSSEEVVLASGLLALLIVGTIFGNSLVCAAFYLFRDLRTVTNYFVVSLAIADLLVGFVSMPLWFTYLVFQWPPQNSEIYALWLCFDIATATASIMNLAVISVDRFYAITLPFQYSQKITKKRACLAIVFVWLYAFAVSSSRAISFAIPSRESRAQFSFGYTFFVATASFFVPLPVMIYCYTRIFSVARVQAAKIRELDSVRSFIESPRNGNSVTENSVFINDNNTPQTTYNSTKTGIRSYFKRPVLTSQSSFRLQRRALSTDIKAAKTLAIVMGAFLLCWAPYIIALLLEVSCPRCVPFQDKYTLAKAVKWLVYSNSALNPIIYTALNRAFRDAFKRVLCKFWTARRRNAYFTTAAKHPCRESLRSERGSVRDGVEGNPKTELETVYVQDKVTVL is encoded by the coding sequence ATGGGAGAATACGACAGCCGAAATTCTACCGATTTCCCCGATGTCTCGTCGGAGGAAGTCGTGCTCGCGTCGGGTTTGCTCGCCCTATTAATCGTCGGCACCATATTTGGGAACAGTCTCGTTTGTGCCGCGTTTTATTTGTTCCGCGATTTGCGCACCGTGACGAATTATTTCGTTGTGTCGTTGGCTATTGCCGATCTTCTAGTGGGGTTCGTTTCGATGCCTTTGTGGTTCACCTATCTTGTGTTCCAGTGGCCACCGCAGAACTCAGAGATCTATGCTCTTTGgctttgttttgacattgCGACCGCGACTGCGTCTATTATGAACTTGGCTGTCATTAGTGTGGATCGCTTCTACGCCATCACTTTACCGTTTCAATACTCGCAGAAGATCACCAAAAAACGCGCGTGTTTAGCTATCGTGTTTGTCTGGCTGTACGCCTTCGCGGTCTCCTCCTCGCGCGCGATATCGTTCGCGATCCCGAGTCGCGAATCTCGCGCTCAGTTCTCGTTTGGGTACACATTTTTCGTGGCAACAGCCAGCTTCTTCGTGCCGCTCCCGGTGATGATTTATTGCTACACGCGGATTTTCAGCGTGGCGCGAGTGCAGGCCGCGAAGATACGCGAGTTAGACAGTGTGCGCTCGTTTATTGAAAGCCCACGCAACGGAAACTCCGTCACGGAAAATAGCGTATTTATCAACGATAACAACACTCCCCAAACAACCTACAACTCCACGAAGACTGGAATACGAAGTTACTTTAAGAGACCAGTACTGACAAGCCAAAGCTCGTTTCGCTTGCAGCGCAGGGCGTTAAGCACCGATATCAAAGCCGCTAAGACCCTGGCCATTGTGATGGGCGCGTTTTTGCTGTGCTGGGCCCCGTATATCATTGCGTTACTGTTAGAGGTCTCCTGCCCACGCTGCGTCCCATTCCAAGACAAATACACCCTAGCCAAAGCCGTCAAGTGGCTCGTGTACTCGAACTCTGCTTTAAACCCTATCATTTACACTGCTCTGAATCGTGCGTTTAGAGATGCTTTCAAGCGGGTTTTGTGCAAGTTCTGGACGGCTCGGAGACGGAATGCGTATTTTACGACAGCGGCGAAGCACCCATGCCGAGAAAGTCTGAGATCTGAGCGAGGGAGTGTTAGGGATGGAGTGGAAGGCAACCCGAAAACAGAACTAGAAACCGTATATGTACAAGACAAGGTGACGGTGTTGTGA